The following are encoded together in the Bos javanicus breed banteng chromosome X, ARS-OSU_banteng_1.0, whole genome shotgun sequence genome:
- the LOC133242857 gene encoding protein FAM47E-like — translation MEDKKWLLGPGLLEPMPLGMNCKPWYKDKLPSKCFAKHKKALLKFPTYLDSRQWVFVKEGLDDFRKGCPPCKDLITRGPNEGFLPVIAHRVPQHAPPKKKLPAEAEVFSMLSSAQQARKAFVEEIEAHLTRHPLALCPKLKEDLPADLLLKVLEVLDPDRKLEDLWAYCLGPKRKKKYPKKLRKKSPAMVQLEPVKEAPVSHPANLYYEDEKSSRKESLTDSSSNVPKGIQKFCKWVSTFGDLRIDEQFIMKLCEVGCDCPPTHDKARMKKISQVSSKVRFGIRIGKMEAKNFSMEEPNWERKLQKPHSPYKPDWVKIRYGAWYLQPKLWKKLINDEPLIDPKALLGGGIFGRKFPEQDILEDLYGTIAFKDFILSKGYRMPDILERLFTRKGWKYDSVKTPIHKVIKINLMGEEDAREDA, via the coding sequence ATGGAAGACAAGAAGTGGCTGCTAGGGCCGGGGTTACTGGAACCGATGCCCCTGGGCATGAACTGCAAGCCCTGGTACAAAGACAAGTTACCCTCCAAGTGTTTCGCAAAGCACAAGAAGGCACTCCTGAAATTCCCCACATACCTGGACAGCCGGCAGTGGGTATTTGTGAAAGAGGGGCTGGACGACTTCCGGAAGGGCTGCCCACCTTGTAAAGATCTGATCACTCGAGGACCTAATGAGGGCTTTCTCCCCGTGATTGCTCACAGAGTTCCCCAGCATGCCCCCCCAAAGAAAAAGCTGCCAGCGGAAGCAGAGGTGTTCTCCATGCTTTCATCAGCCCAGCAAGCACGGAAGGCATTCGTGGAGGAAATCGAAGCCCACCTGACCAGGCATCCCTTGGCGCTCTGCCCAAAGCTGAAGGAAGATCTACCTGCAGACCTCTTATTAAAGGTGCTGGAAGTGCTCGATCCTGACAGAAAGCTGGAGGACTTGTGGGCTTACTGTCTGGGtcccaagagaaaaaagaagtacCCCAAAAAGCTTCGTAAAAAATCCCCTGCAATGGTCCAGCTGGAACCTGTCAAGGAGGCTCCCGTGTCACACCCAGCCAATTTATATTATGAAGACGAGAAGTCAAGCAGAAAGGAGTCACTCACTGATTCGTCTTCTAATGTACCAAAAGGAATTCAGAAATTCTGCAAATGGGTTTCTACTTTCGGAGACTTGCGCATTGACGAACAGTTCATCATGAAACTGTGTGAGGTTGGCTGTGACTGCCCACCAACCCACGACAAAGCCCGCATGAAGAAAATATCCCAGGTTTCTTCAAAGGTAAGGTTCGGCATCAGGATAGGTAAAATGGAGGCGAAAAATTTCTCCATGGAGGAACCAAACTGGGAGAGGAAACTCCAGAAACCACACAGTCCTTATAAACCTGACTGGGTGAAGATAAGGTATGGTGCATGGTACCTGCAGCCCAAGTTGTGGAAAAAGCTAATAAATGACGAACCTTTGATTGATCCCAAGGCCTTACTTGGAGGTGGGATTTTTGGAAGGAAGTTTCCTGAACAGGACATTCTTGAAGATCTTTATGGAACAATTGCATTTAAAGATTTCATTCTAAGCAAGGGCTACCGGATGCCAGACATCCTTGAGAGGTTATTCACCAGGAAGGGATGGAAATATGATTCTGTTAAGACTCCTATACACAAAGTGATAAAAATCAACTTAATGGGAGAAGAAGATGCACGGGAAGATGCTTAG